One Methanoculleus sp. 7T genomic window carries:
- a CDS encoding 2-oxoacid:acceptor oxidoreductase subunit alpha, translating to MSEYSILIGGKAGEGINTAGLSIAGLFSRLGYYTYMYFDYPSLIRGGHNFALIRASEKKVRAHRTPVDVLLAFDQKTIDNHRDRVRDGTTVIYDASQAVKAEGYGLPLDEIREEEKAPPITGNSAMLGALARVAGIDRGVYEDVLRATVPAKHLEANLRVARRGYDAAGEVFTVEPLAAPALPVLTGNEAAGLGLVYGGLESYVAYPMTPSSNLLHFLAARAEDLAIKVLHPENEISVILMALGLAYAGEKAAVGTSGGGFCLMTEGLSLAGMSELPVTIVMGQRPGPSTGMPTYTAQSDLHFVLNAGQGEFPRLVVAPGDLEETYAWSATALMLSWKYQVPAIILTDKTLAEGAFSFDIGAVAPPPDQEPALWDGAGEYRRYARAEGGVSPLAFPGREGAVVKVSSYAHDEAGFTTEAADDVRHLQEKMLAKGASLAAELATYPVVKVYGPHDAGATIICWGSQKGVCIEAAERFGAQVVQPLILAPFPVRQWKEAMIGAGRVVCVENNATGELARLLRQHGFDPGRPVLKYDGRPFAVDELEARLGEVIA from the coding sequence ATGAGCGAATACTCCATACTGATTGGCGGGAAGGCCGGGGAGGGCATCAATACGGCAGGCCTCTCCATCGCCGGCCTCTTCTCCCGCCTCGGCTACTACACTTACATGTACTTCGACTACCCCTCGCTCATCAGGGGCGGGCACAACTTCGCTCTCATCCGGGCTTCGGAGAAGAAGGTCCGGGCGCACCGCACCCCGGTCGACGTCCTCCTCGCCTTCGACCAGAAGACCATCGATAACCACCGGGACAGGGTCCGCGACGGCACGACCGTCATCTACGACGCCTCGCAGGCGGTGAAGGCGGAAGGCTACGGCCTCCCGCTCGACGAGATCCGCGAAGAAGAGAAGGCACCCCCGATCACCGGGAACTCCGCGATGCTCGGGGCGCTTGCCCGGGTTGCAGGCATCGACCGGGGGGTCTACGAAGACGTCCTCCGTGCGACTGTCCCGGCAAAGCACCTTGAGGCAAACCTCAGGGTCGCCCGCCGGGGTTACGACGCCGCCGGGGAGGTCTTCACCGTCGAGCCCCTCGCTGCCCCGGCACTCCCGGTCCTGACCGGGAACGAGGCCGCAGGACTCGGGCTCGTCTACGGCGGACTTGAGTCCTACGTCGCCTATCCGATGACCCCGTCCTCGAACCTCCTCCATTTCCTCGCCGCGCGTGCGGAAGACCTCGCCATCAAGGTCCTCCACCCGGAGAACGAGATCAGCGTCATCCTGATGGCCCTCGGACTCGCCTACGCAGGCGAGAAGGCCGCAGTCGGAACATCGGGCGGCGGGTTCTGCCTGATGACCGAAGGGCTCTCGCTCGCCGGGATGTCGGAACTTCCCGTGACCATCGTGATGGGACAGCGGCCCGGCCCGAGCACCGGCATGCCGACCTACACCGCTCAGAGCGACCTCCACTTCGTCCTGAATGCGGGCCAGGGAGAGTTCCCCCGACTCGTCGTCGCCCCCGGCGACCTCGAAGAAACCTACGCGTGGTCGGCGACCGCCCTGATGCTCTCGTGGAAGTATCAGGTCCCCGCGATCATCCTCACCGACAAGACCCTCGCGGAGGGGGCATTCTCCTTCGATATCGGGGCCGTCGCCCCGCCGCCCGATCAGGAGCCGGCGCTCTGGGACGGGGCCGGGGAGTACCGGCGGTATGCCCGGGCGGAAGGCGGCGTATCGCCGCTCGCGTTCCCGGGAAGGGAAGGCGCCGTCGTCAAGGTCAGCAGTTACGCCCATGACGAGGCCGGGTTCACCACGGAGGCCGCGGATGATGTCAGGCACCTGCAAGAGAAGATGCTCGCGAAAGGCGCGAGTCTCGCGGCGGAACTCGCCACCTACCCGGTGGTGAAGGTCTACGGCCCTCACGACGCCGGAGCGACGATCATATGCTGGGGGTCGCAGAAAGGAGTGTGCATCGAGGCTGCCGAGCGGTTCGGGGCGCAGGTCGTCCAGCCGCTCATCCTCGCACCCTTCCCTGTTCGGCAGTGGAAAGAGGCCATGATCGGGGCCGGCAGGGTCGTCTGCGTCGAGAACAACGCTACGGGAGAGCTCGCCCGCCTCCTCCGGCAACATGGTTTCGACCCCGGCCGCCCGGTCCTGAAGTACGACGGGCGGCCGTTTGCGGTCGATGAACTGGAGGCGAGACTCGGGGAGGTGATCGCATGA
- a CDS encoding thiamine pyrophosphate-dependent enzyme encodes MSPERFAGKPAGGLISPAENTWCPGCGNFSIQHMMKSAVAELSEEEGIPLENFVLLGGIGCHGKLVDYLNVNSFYGIHGRSIPAATGIRLANPDLKVICHVGDGDIYAEGLDHLIFAAKRNSDITVIVHDNRVYGLTTGQYTPTSPFGFRGRSTPGGITEHPINPLELMLAAGATHIARGYTKKIRHLKDLFKEAIMHRGFSFIDVLQICATYFNLTDYYNAHAYELQEGEVDIGRFESALGKIREWDYDREAPIALGTFYSVEKPVYEEKFRALTAGKPDRRALVRKAIQEWR; translated from the coding sequence ATGAGCCCGGAGCGGTTCGCCGGAAAGCCGGCCGGCGGGCTCATCAGCCCGGCGGAGAACACCTGGTGCCCCGGATGCGGCAACTTCTCTATCCAGCACATGATGAAGTCGGCTGTCGCCGAACTCTCGGAAGAAGAGGGCATACCCCTCGAGAACTTCGTCCTCCTCGGCGGGATCGGGTGCCACGGAAAACTGGTGGACTATCTGAACGTCAACAGTTTCTACGGCATCCACGGCCGCTCGATACCGGCGGCCACCGGGATACGCCTTGCAAACCCGGACCTCAAGGTGATCTGCCATGTCGGGGACGGCGACATCTATGCCGAGGGGCTCGACCACCTCATCTTCGCGGCCAAACGGAACAGCGACATCACGGTCATCGTCCACGACAACCGGGTCTACGGGCTGACGACCGGGCAGTACACCCCCACGTCGCCCTTCGGGTTTCGCGGCCGCTCCACGCCCGGCGGAATCACGGAACACCCCATAAACCCCCTTGAGTTGATGCTCGCCGCCGGGGCCACCCACATCGCCCGGGGCTACACGAAGAAGATCCGGCACCTCAAGGACCTCTTCAAGGAGGCGATCATGCACCGGGGGTTCTCGTTCATCGACGTCCTCCAGATCTGTGCGACCTACTTCAACCTGACCGACTACTACAACGCACACGCCTACGAGTTGCAAGAAGGGGAGGTCGATATCGGCCGATTCGAGAGCGCCCTTGGAAAGATCCGGGAATGGGACTACGACCGGGAGGCACCGATCGCGCTCGGGACGTTCTACTCGGTCGAGAAGCCGGTCTACGAGGAGAAGTTCCGGGCGCTCACCGCCGGGAAACCGGACCGGCGGGCGCTCGTCCGGAAGGCGATTCAAGAGTGGCGGTGA
- a CDS encoding glucose 1-dehydrogenase, giving the protein MRRLEGKNVLITGGSTGIGRATAIRFADEGANVAINYHTSEREAEITLEEARKTCSLIREKGCRDLLVQGDVAREEDVQRIFREVLGAWGRLDILINNAGIQTASPTHEADTDAYDRVLAVNLRGAFLCAREAVRHFLDRGGGGVILNNTSIHETVPKPHYAAYAASKAGMGALGRTLALEYAGRGIRVNTVAPGAIATPINREWLEDPEKRAEVEGHIPMGRAGRPEEIATVFAFLASDEAAYIAGQTIYVDGGLTLCPDFRTPWSSGS; this is encoded by the coding sequence ATGAGACGACTGGAAGGAAAGAACGTCCTGATCACCGGCGGCTCGACCGGCATCGGCCGGGCGACGGCGATCAGGTTCGCAGACGAAGGCGCCAACGTCGCCATCAACTACCACACGAGCGAGAGAGAAGCGGAGATCACGCTTGAGGAGGCCCGGAAGACCTGCAGCCTCATCCGCGAGAAGGGGTGCCGGGATCTGCTGGTCCAGGGGGATGTCGCGCGCGAGGAGGATGTGCAGCGGATATTCCGGGAGGTTCTCGGCGCATGGGGAAGGCTTGATATCCTGATCAACAACGCAGGCATTCAGACCGCGAGCCCGACCCACGAGGCGGATACGGACGCCTACGACCGAGTCCTCGCCGTGAACCTTCGCGGCGCATTCCTCTGCGCCCGGGAGGCGGTGCGGCACTTCCTCGACCGCGGGGGCGGCGGCGTCATCCTCAACAACACCTCGATCCATGAGACCGTCCCGAAACCGCATTACGCCGCCTACGCCGCGAGCAAGGCGGGGATGGGGGCCCTCGGAAGGACGCTTGCGCTCGAGTATGCCGGCCGGGGTATCCGGGTCAACACGGTCGCCCCCGGGGCGATCGCAACGCCGATCAACCGGGAGTGGCTTGAAGACCCGGAGAAGAGGGCGGAGGTTGAGGGGCACATCCCGATGGGCCGCGCCGGCCGGCCCGAGGAGATTGCCACGGTCTTCGCCTTCCTCGCGTCCGACGAGGCCGCCTACATCGCCGGGCAGACGATCTACGTAGACGGGGGGCTGACCCTCTGTCCCGACTTCAGGACGCCGTGGTCTTCGGGGAGTTGA
- a CDS encoding MFS transporter, giving the protein MVFEVKESLTGKEVDHGLKLVIRDGLATQAMVTLTGGIFLVAFALQLGASNTVIGLLAAIPPLAELLQMPAIYIVDRVQKRRLVVVAASLAARLFWVPIILIPFFLSPEQGIFVLIASIALYSSFSAISHCGWNSWMRDLIPQDRLGAFFSRRLTLSTAIALVISLIAGFFIDSWKAVFPDLAAYGYSILFLLGLLAGLFGITLLARTPEPRMAAADEENGLFAAIAKPFQDINFKNLIVFLGSWNFAVNLAAPFFTVYMLQRLGLDISVVVALGILSQIMNIVFYRSWGRVSDRFSNKSVLAVSGPLFMLAIFAWMFVTLPDVYILTYPLLILIHILMGISLAGVSLASGNISLKLAPQGQATSYLAASTFTNSVTAGIAPILGGLFVDFFAERELIWTLIWKDPVRELVFVTFDLQQWEFFFLFAFLLGLYSLHRLTAVQEEGEAKEQEVFDELIAGVRRDMRNFSSVGGLRDLVKFPFSATRSRRKKKQ; this is encoded by the coding sequence ATGGTCTTTGAGGTAAAAGAGAGCCTGACCGGCAAAGAGGTCGATCACGGCTTAAAACTCGTCATCAGGGACGGCCTCGCCACCCAGGCGATGGTGACGCTGACCGGCGGCATCTTCCTCGTAGCCTTTGCCCTCCAACTCGGGGCGTCCAACACCGTCATCGGCCTGCTCGCCGCCATCCCGCCGCTTGCCGAACTCCTGCAGATGCCCGCCATCTACATCGTCGACCGGGTGCAGAAGCGGAGGCTGGTGGTCGTGGCGGCGTCGCTTGCCGCCCGCCTCTTCTGGGTGCCCATCATCCTGATCCCGTTCTTCCTCTCGCCGGAGCAGGGGATCTTCGTGCTCATCGCCTCGATAGCCCTCTACTCGTCGTTCTCGGCGATCTCGCACTGCGGCTGGAACTCGTGGATGCGGGACCTGATACCCCAGGACCGGCTCGGAGCCTTCTTCTCCCGGCGGCTGACCCTCTCGACGGCGATCGCGCTCGTCATCAGCCTCATCGCGGGCTTCTTCATCGACTCGTGGAAAGCCGTCTTCCCGGACCTTGCGGCCTACGGCTACTCCATCCTCTTCCTCCTCGGTCTCCTCGCAGGCCTCTTCGGGATCACGCTCCTCGCCCGCACGCCCGAGCCGCGGATGGCCGCCGCCGATGAGGAAAACGGCCTGTTCGCCGCCATCGCAAAGCCGTTCCAAGACATCAACTTCAAGAACCTCATCGTCTTCCTCGGCTCGTGGAACTTCGCCGTCAACCTCGCGGCGCCGTTCTTCACGGTCTACATGCTCCAGAGGCTCGGCCTCGACATCTCGGTCGTCGTCGCGCTCGGCATCCTCAGCCAGATCATGAACATCGTCTTCTACCGGTCGTGGGGCCGGGTCTCGGACCGGTTCTCCAACAAATCGGTCCTCGCCGTCAGCGGCCCGCTCTTTATGCTCGCAATCTTTGCGTGGATGTTCGTCACGCTCCCCGATGTCTACATCCTGACCTACCCGCTGCTCATCCTCATCCACATCCTGATGGGGATATCGCTTGCGGGGGTCTCGCTCGCGTCCGGGAATATCAGCCTGAAACTGGCCCCGCAGGGCCAGGCGACCAGTTATCTTGCGGCGAGCACCTTCACGAACTCGGTCACCGCCGGGATCGCCCCGATCCTCGGCGGGCTCTTCGTGGACTTCTTCGCGGAGCGCGAACTGATCTGGACGCTGATCTGGAAAGACCCGGTGCGGGAACTTGTCTTCGTCACCTTCGACCTGCAGCAGTGGGAGTTCTTCTTCCTCTTCGCCTTCCTCCTCGGACTCTACTCTCTCCACCGCCTGACCGCCGTGCAGGAGGAGGGGGAAGCGAAGGAGCAGGAAGTCTTCGACGAACTCATCGCAGGGGTCCGGCGGGATATGCGGAACTTCTCCTCGGTCGGCGGCCTCCGTGACCTGGTGAAGTTCCCCTTCTCGGCCACCCGGAGCCGCCGAAAGAAGAAACAATAG
- a CDS encoding SagB/ThcOx family dehydrogenase: MDRRYLHLALIFAALFGALLVSGIVGIHPSSGGDSVLPSRDAPDGAVTLPAPLSGGDVPVEEALRERRSVRVYAEVPLTPADVGQILWAAQGVTDERGYRTAPSAGALYPLEVYVVAGDVMDLEPGVYHYRPGEHLLVPTAGGDRRAALQAAVNQTSVGEAPATVVIAAVPTRTTAKYGERGMRYVFMEAGHAAENVYLQAEASNLGTVTIGAFDDGEVRDVLGLPENTTPFCLMPVGRPVPGRG; the protein is encoded by the coding sequence ATGGACCGGAGGTATCTCCACTTGGCCCTCATCTTCGCCGCACTCTTCGGAGCGCTGCTGGTCTCCGGGATCGTCGGCATCCACCCTTCTTCGGGGGGAGACAGCGTACTCCCTTCTCGGGACGCCCCGGACGGAGCCGTTACGCTCCCGGCTCCTCTGTCCGGGGGCGACGTTCCGGTAGAAGAGGCGCTCCGAGAGCGGCGGTCGGTCCGGGTCTACGCCGAAGTGCCGCTCACGCCCGCCGATGTCGGGCAGATCCTCTGGGCGGCACAGGGGGTCACGGACGAACGGGGATACCGGACCGCTCCCTCGGCCGGCGCCCTCTATCCTCTGGAGGTCTACGTTGTCGCGGGGGACGTCATGGACCTTGAGCCCGGGGTCTACCACTACCGGCCCGGCGAACACCTGCTCGTCCCGACCGCCGGCGGAGACCGGCGGGCCGCTCTGCAGGCGGCCGTCAACCAGACGTCGGTGGGCGAAGCCCCGGCGACGGTCGTCATCGCCGCGGTCCCAACCCGGACGACCGCGAAGTACGGCGAACGCGGGATGCGCTACGTCTTCATGGAGGCCGGGCACGCCGCAGAGAACGTCTACCTCCAGGCGGAGGCAAGCAACCTCGGCACCGTCACCATCGGGGCGTTCGACGACGGCGAGGTCCGGGACGTCCTCGGGCTCCCGGAGAACACGACGCCGTTCTGCCTCATGCCGGTAGGAAGGCCGGTCCCGGGGAGAGGTTGA
- a CDS encoding nitroreductase family protein, translating into MNAIEAILTRRSVREYTDRPVPNETVKRLLAAAMQAPFAGGEPPWHFVVIDDPQVLARIPAVSPYAQVRPPAPAAILVCADLRLPEDPDFRIQSCAAATQNVLLAAHALGLGSVWTAVYPDADRMLGFANLFSLPDAVAPFALVTVGYPAARPRPENRYREDRVHRNGW; encoded by the coding sequence ATGAATGCCATCGAAGCCATCCTGACCCGCCGGAGCGTCAGGGAGTATACGGATCGCCCGGTCCCGAACGAGACGGTGAAACGGCTGCTCGCGGCCGCAATGCAGGCGCCGTTTGCCGGAGGCGAGCCGCCTTGGCACTTCGTCGTCATCGACGACCCGCAGGTCCTCGCCCGCATCCCGGCGGTCAGCCCTTACGCGCAGGTCCGCCCGCCTGCGCCGGCGGCGATCCTCGTCTGCGCCGACCTCCGTCTCCCCGAAGACCCGGACTTCAGGATACAGAGTTGTGCCGCGGCGACGCAGAACGTCCTGCTCGCCGCCCACGCGCTCGGGCTCGGTTCGGTCTGGACCGCGGTCTACCCGGACGCCGACAGGATGCTTGGGTTTGCAAACCTCTTCTCGCTCCCCGACGCCGTCGCCCCCTTCGCCCTCGTCACCGTGGGCTACCCGGCCGCCCGCCCCCGGCCCGAGAACCGCTACCGCGAGGACCGGGTCCACCGGAACGGCTGGTGA
- a CDS encoding SagB/ThcOx family dehydrogenase, whose protein sequence is MDRKYIRPGFIIAAAFALVLVSGCAGIQILPGGDSTPAPSETPEGAVALPEPSFKGNISVEEALKERRSVRVYAEVPLALTDLGQVLWAAQGVTDERGHRTAPSAGPLYPLEVYVVAGDVAGLEPGVYHYRPGEHLLIQTAGGDLRAALQAAAVDQAPVGSAPATVVIAAVPDRTTGDFGDRGMRYVFMEAGHAAENVFLQAQAINLGTVTIGSFDDGEVREVLGLPENTTPLYLMPVGRPAPGNG, encoded by the coding sequence ATGGACCGGAAATATATCCGCCCCGGTTTCATCATCGCTGCGGCCTTCGCGTTGGTGCTGGTCTCCGGGTGCGCAGGCATCCAAATTCTGCCCGGAGGGGATAGCACTCCCGCACCGTCGGAAACGCCGGAGGGCGCTGTTGCGCTCCCGGAGCCCAGCTTCAAAGGCAACATCTCGGTCGAGGAGGCGCTCAAGGAACGGCGGTCGGTCAGGGTTTACGCCGAAGTGCCGCTCGCGCTCACGGATCTCGGGCAGGTCCTCTGGGCGGCACAGGGAGTCACGGACGAACGGGGGCACCGGACCGCTCCCTCCGCCGGCCCCCTCTACCCTCTGGAGGTCTACGTTGTCGCGGGCGACGTTGCGGGCCTTGAGCCCGGGGTCTACCACTACCGGCCCGGTGAACACCTGCTCATCCAGACCGCCGGCGGGGACCTGCGGGCGGCCCTGCAGGCGGCGGCCGTCGACCAGGCCCCGGTCGGCAGCGCCCCGGCGACGGTCGTCATCGCCGCGGTCCCTGACCGGACAACCGGGGACTTTGGCGATCGCGGGATGCGCTACGTCTTCATGGAGGCCGGGCACGCGGCGGAGAACGTCTTCCTCCAGGCACAGGCGATCAACCTCGGCACCGTCACCATCGGGTCGTTCGACGACGGCGAGGTCCGGGAGGTTCTTGGACTCCCCGAGAACACAACACCGCTCTATCTCATGCCGGTGGGGAGGCCGGCTCCCGGGAACGGCTGA
- a CDS encoding agmatine deiminase family protein — MSTVTIGLIQTAVGEDLDRNLEHTLALAGQAIAEGAQILCLQELYRTPYFPQHEDMDASAYAETIPGASTGAFSALAREHGVVIVVPLYERTASGEFYNAAVVIDADGRLLPAYRKVHVPYDPLFYEKTYFRPGDRYRVYDTRYGRIAVLICYDQWFPEAARAVALQGAEIVFYPTAIGRIAGEEEPPEGDWREAWETVQRGHAIANSVHVAAVNRVGAEGDIRFFGSSFVADAFGNVLARAGETAEEVLVVEVDLAENVAVREGWGFFRNRRPETYGALTRRLPPGRTAQALGYRMPAEWEPHDAVWLSWPHDRVTFPDLAAVEAAYVEIIAALRGSETVNLLVTGERMRLRIEAMLEEEGVDTGHVRFHVAEYADVWFRDYGPTFVVNPETGSLAMVNWTFNAWGEKYPELMGDTRIPLFMNQEMGLPIFTPGIVMEGGSIEVNGRGTVLTTEACLLNPNRNPHLSREEIEAYLEAYLGAGHVIWLKQGIEGDDTDGHIDDIARFVNPTTVLCAVEENEDDENYAVLQENYEILRASTDQDGNPLRVIPLPMPGAVGGEERLPASYANFYIGNTVVLVPVFGHPNDEVALARIRQVFPDREVVGIDCTAMVPGFGAIHCISQQQPSVEPRE; from the coding sequence ATGAGCACGGTAACGATCGGCCTCATCCAGACGGCGGTGGGCGAGGACCTTGACCGCAACCTGGAGCACACCCTCGCTCTGGCAGGGCAGGCGATTGCGGAGGGTGCCCAAATTCTCTGCCTGCAGGAACTCTATCGGACCCCTTACTTCCCGCAACACGAGGATATGGACGCCTCCGCGTACGCCGAGACCATTCCGGGGGCTTCGACCGGAGCCTTCTCGGCGCTTGCCCGGGAGCACGGCGTGGTGATCGTCGTGCCGCTCTACGAGCGGACGGCGTCCGGGGAGTTCTACAATGCGGCGGTGGTGATCGATGCCGACGGGCGCCTGCTCCCCGCCTACCGGAAGGTGCACGTCCCCTACGACCCGCTCTTCTACGAGAAGACCTATTTCCGGCCCGGAGACCGCTACCGTGTCTACGATACCCGGTACGGCCGGATCGCCGTGCTCATCTGTTACGACCAATGGTTCCCGGAAGCCGCGAGGGCGGTTGCGCTGCAGGGCGCGGAGATCGTCTTCTACCCGACCGCCATCGGCCGGATTGCAGGGGAGGAGGAACCCCCCGAGGGCGACTGGCGCGAGGCATGGGAGACGGTCCAGCGGGGCCACGCAATCGCAAACAGCGTCCACGTCGCCGCCGTCAACCGGGTGGGCGCAGAGGGCGATATCAGGTTCTTCGGGAGTTCGTTCGTCGCCGACGCTTTCGGGAACGTCCTTGCCCGGGCCGGGGAGACCGCCGAGGAGGTCCTCGTCGTGGAGGTCGACCTCGCGGAGAACGTTGCCGTCCGCGAGGGCTGGGGGTTCTTCCGGAACCGGCGGCCGGAGACCTACGGGGCGCTCACCCGGAGGCTCCCGCCGGGGAGGACGGCACAGGCGCTCGGCTATCGTATGCCGGCGGAGTGGGAGCCGCACGATGCCGTCTGGCTCTCTTGGCCCCACGACCGGGTGACGTTTCCCGACCTTGCGGCGGTGGAGGCGGCCTACGTCGAGATCATCGCGGCGCTCCGCGGGTCGGAGACCGTCAACCTGCTCGTCACCGGGGAGCGGATGCGCCTCCGCATCGAGGCGATGCTCGAGGAGGAGGGCGTCGATACCGGGCACGTCAGGTTCCACGTCGCCGAGTACGCCGATGTCTGGTTCCGCGACTACGGCCCGACGTTCGTGGTCAACCCAGAGACAGGGAGCCTTGCGATGGTGAACTGGACGTTCAACGCTTGGGGCGAGAAGTATCCGGAACTGATGGGGGACACCAGGATCCCGCTCTTCATGAATCAAGAGATGGGTCTCCCCATCTTTACGCCCGGGATCGTCATGGAGGGAGGCTCGATCGAGGTGAACGGGCGCGGCACGGTGCTCACGACGGAGGCGTGCCTCTTAAACCCGAACCGGAACCCGCACCTCTCCCGGGAAGAGATCGAGGCGTATCTGGAAGCATACCTCGGCGCCGGTCACGTCATCTGGCTAAAACAGGGCATCGAGGGCGACGATACCGACGGCCACATCGACGACATCGCCAGGTTCGTGAACCCGACGACCGTCCTCTGCGCCGTCGAGGAGAACGAGGACGACGAGAACTACGCTGTCTTGCAGGAGAACTATGAGATCCTCCGGGCTTCGACCGACCAAGACGGCAACCCCTTGAGGGTCATCCCGCTCCCGATGCCGGGGGCGGTCGGCGGCGAGGAACGGCTGCCCGCGAGTTACGCCAACTTCTACATCGGGAACACCGTCGTCCTGGTGCCGGTCTTCGGCCACCCGAACGACGAGGTCGCTCTCGCCCGGATTCGCCAGGTCTTCCCGGACCGAGAGGTCGTCGGGATCGACTGCACGGCGATGGTCCCGGGGTTTGGCGCGATCCACTGCATCAGCCAGCAGCAGCCGTCGGTGGAGCCGAGGGAGTGA
- a CDS encoding manganese efflux pump MntP, with amino-acid sequence MDFATTLLIAVGLAMDAFAVAVSGGATVREDRGRYALIVGALFGGFQAGMPVLGWLGGASLSSFIGAYDHWIAFLLLALIGGKMIVEAVRGDGETVQFAAGSTATLLLLAVATSIDALAVGVTFAVLDTPILWPAVTIGAVTFGLSAAGVLIGSSFGRISGRKVEVLGGVILIVLGLRILLDHLAF; translated from the coding sequence ATGGATTTCGCGACAACCCTCCTCATCGCGGTCGGCCTTGCGATGGATGCGTTCGCCGTTGCGGTCAGCGGGGGCGCCACCGTGCGTGAAGACCGGGGACGATACGCCCTCATCGTCGGGGCGCTCTTCGGCGGGTTTCAGGCGGGAATGCCGGTGCTCGGGTGGCTCGGCGGGGCGAGCCTCTCCTCGTTCATCGGGGCCTACGACCACTGGATCGCCTTCCTGCTGCTTGCCCTGATCGGCGGGAAGATGATTGTCGAGGCGGTGCGGGGAGACGGCGAGACCGTGCAGTTTGCCGCCGGGAGCACGGCGACCCTGCTCCTGCTCGCGGTCGCGACCAGCATCGACGCGCTCGCCGTCGGCGTCACGTTTGCCGTGCTGGATACGCCGATCCTCTGGCCCGCAGTCACGATCGGCGCCGTGACCTTCGGCCTCTCCGCCGCCGGTGTGCTGATAGGGAGCTCGTTTGGCCGGATATCCGGGCGGAAGGTCGAGGTTCTCGGCGGCGTGATCCTGATCGTCCTCGGCCTGCGGATCCTGCTCGACCATCTTGCCTTCTGA
- a CDS encoding DUF362 domain-containing protein has protein sequence MASPAASEVYVVDASDRYHAVEALWGEVGPPSLDGKDVAVKANFNSDDPFPATTHPETLEAILGRIRDAGARRVRLGERSGMGETRAVLKNRGAAEIAARAGAEAVALDSLPPEGWAAIPPDGLHWERGFLIARLFREADAVVQTCCLKTHRFGGHVSLSLKNSVGVVAKKDPESGYNYMAELHTSPHQRRMIAEINRFCPCGIAIMDATEGFSTGGPERGNLIAPKIMLASTDRVALDAAGIALLRFYGSTPEVMRGRIFEMDQIARAAELGIGVTSAQDLRLVALDSESKDLVLDMRRILDETG, from the coding sequence ATGGCATCTCCAGCGGCATCTGAAGTCTACGTCGTCGACGCATCGGATCGCTACCACGCCGTCGAGGCGCTCTGGGGCGAGGTGGGGCCTCCTTCCCTCGACGGGAAGGATGTTGCAGTCAAGGCGAACTTCAACAGCGACGATCCCTTCCCTGCGACGACCCACCCCGAGACTCTGGAGGCAATCCTTGGGAGGATCCGCGACGCCGGGGCCCGGAGGGTCCGGCTCGGAGAGCGGAGCGGGATGGGGGAGACCCGAGCGGTGCTGAAGAACCGGGGCGCCGCCGAGATAGCGGCCCGAGCGGGCGCAGAGGCGGTGGCGCTCGACAGCCTCCCCCCGGAAGGGTGGGCCGCGATCCCCCCGGACGGTCTCCACTGGGAGCGGGGATTCCTGATCGCCCGGCTCTTCCGGGAGGCCGATGCGGTGGTCCAGACCTGCTGTTTGAAGACCCACCGGTTCGGCGGGCACGTCTCCCTCTCCCTGAAGAACTCGGTCGGGGTCGTGGCGAAGAAGGACCCCGAAAGCGGCTACAACTACATGGCGGAACTGCACACCTCGCCGCACCAGCGCCGGATGATCGCCGAGATCAACCGGTTCTGTCCCTGCGGCATCGCTATCATGGACGCGACCGAGGGGTTCTCGACAGGAGGGCCCGAGCGGGGCAACCTCATCGCGCCGAAGATCATGCTCGCAAGCACCGATCGGGTCGCCCTCGATGCCGCCGGCATCGCCCTGCTCCGGTTCTACGGCTCGACGCCGGAGGTGATGCGGGGCCGGATCTTCGAGATGGACCAGATCGCCCGGGCGGCGGAACTCGGTATCGGCGTTACGTCGGCGCAGGACCTCAGGCTCGTCGCGCTCGATTCGGAGAGTAAAGACCTCGTCCTTGATATGCGGCGGATCCTCGACGAGACCGGGTGA